Proteins encoded within one genomic window of Desulfobacterales bacterium:
- a CDS encoding IS4 family transposase, whose product VDMVVAWRIYHLTMLGRETPEVPCTVFFKDIEWKALCCYVNKTPIAPEEPPTLREAIYMIGSMGGHLGRKSDGFPGTQTLWRGLQRLETATEIYGILTQQHPPPMKNGP is encoded by the coding sequence GTTGATATGGTCGTGGCTTGGCGCATATATCATCTGACCATGCTGGGCCGAGAGACACCAGAGGTGCCCTGCACAGTGTTCTTCAAAGATATCGAGTGGAAAGCGCTGTGTTGCTATGTCAACAAAACGCCAATTGCTCCTGAAGAACCGCCAACTTTGCGCGAGGCGATCTACATGATCGGATCTATGGGCGGCCATCTGGGAAGAAAAAGTGATGGCTTCCCTGGCACCCAAACTCTCTGGCGAGGCCTGCAGCGTTTGGAGACGGCAACTGAGATATACGGCATCCTGACTCAACAACATCCTCCTCCAATGAAAAACGGACCCTAA
- a CDS encoding FtsX-like permease family protein — translation MNSTKAMRSADRVDRLVVLPFMKSVEIAFKSIKVRFFRSLITTMSLVLAVSFLSFVNVTNDVANGLLATRDFNLRQALIQSGYDLGPRDTRVESGPKQRWIVILSLLVCVVGIVNAQLMAVTERFREIGTMKCLGALDRFVLRLFLLEAGMQGIAGAGAGSLLGALFALLSGLLHFGSVALNNISWAHVVNSLLLATGVGCLLSLLGVLYPALVAAKMQPVEAMRVEQ, via the coding sequence ATGAATTCCACCAAAGCAATGCGTTCAGCCGACCGGGTCGACCGGCTGGTGGTTCTGCCTTTTATGAAGTCGGTGGAAATTGCATTTAAAAGCATCAAGGTCCGCTTTTTTCGATCCCTGATCACCACCATGAGCCTGGTGCTGGCCGTCTCTTTTTTAAGCTTTGTGAACGTAACCAACGATGTGGCCAACGGCCTGCTGGCCACCCGGGATTTTAACCTGCGCCAAGCCCTGATTCAATCCGGATACGACCTCGGTCCCCGGGACACCCGGGTTGAAAGCGGCCCCAAGCAGCGCTGGATCGTCATTCTATCCCTGCTGGTATGCGTGGTGGGGATCGTCAACGCTCAGCTCATGGCGGTTACGGAGCGATTTCGCGAGATCGGCACCATGAAATGCCTCGGAGCGCTGGACCGTTTTGTTCTGCGCCTTTTTCTGCTGGAAGCCGGCATGCAGGGAATCGCCGGCGCCGGCGCCGGCAGTCTGCTGGGGGCCCTGTTTGCCCTGCTGAGCGGCCTGCTGCATTTCGGCTCAGTAGCGCTGAATAACATTTCGTGGGCCCATGTAGTTAATTCACTGCTGCTGGCAACGGGGGTGGGATGCCTGCTGAGCCTTCTGGGCGTTCTGTATCCGGCTCTGGTGGCCGCAAAAATGCAGCCGGTGGAAGCCATGCGGGTCGAACAATAA
- a CDS encoding ABC transporter ATP-binding protein, whose translation MTVKNESRNIVRVSGVTKTFKLGKIDVTALKGIDLEIAAGEYISIMGPSGSGKSTLFNMIGGLDKPTAGKVFIDEVDIAQLDAYELAWLRCRKIGYIFQTFNIIPVMTALENVTLPMTFAGMNNDRAVEKGLQLLKLVGLGDRFSHKPFELSGGQQQRVAVARALANDPAIILADEPTGNLDLTTGEEIIKLLKQLSRERNVTVISATHDLKMLNVSDHVVWIRDGRVDKIESREELSISVGQIDIRK comes from the coding sequence ATGACAGTTAAAAACGAATCACGCAACATTGTCCGGGTTTCCGGAGTCACCAAAACATTCAAACTGGGTAAAATAGACGTTACCGCGCTAAAGGGTATCGACCTTGAGATTGCTGCCGGTGAATATATTTCCATAATGGGACCGTCCGGTTCAGGCAAAAGCACCCTTTTCAACATGATCGGCGGTCTTGACAAACCCACCGCCGGCAAGGTCTTTATCGACGAGGTCGACATCGCCCAGCTGGACGCCTATGAGCTGGCCTGGCTGCGTTGCCGCAAAATCGGTTATATTTTTCAAACGTTTAATATTATTCCGGTGATGACCGCCCTTGAAAACGTTACCCTTCCCATGACATTTGCCGGCATGAATAACGACCGGGCCGTTGAAAAGGGGTTGCAGCTCCTGAAACTGGTAGGGCTCGGGGATCGGTTCAGCCACAAGCCGTTTGAACTTTCCGGCGGCCAGCAGCAGCGGGTCGCCGTTGCCCGTGCCCTGGCCAACGATCCCGCCATTATCCTGGCGGACGAACCCACCGGCAACCTGGATCTGACCACCGGCGAAGAGATCATCAAGCTGCTCAAACAGCTCAGCCGGGAAAGAAACGTCACCGTCATATCCGCCACCCATGACCTTAAAATGCTGAATGTTTCGGATCACGTGGTCTGGATACGTGACGGCCGTGTCGATAAAATCGAAAGCCGCGAAGAACTCTCCATTTCGGTCGGCCAGATCGATATTCGCAAATAA